The Limnochorda sp. LNt genome includes a region encoding these proteins:
- a CDS encoding 3-hydroxyacyl-CoA dehydrogenase NAD-binding domain-containing protein yields MGQTSAGGRLRVRRAAVIGAGVMGSQIAGWMASLGIACELLDLASPGPDRNRLAEQGLRRLGQMKPAPLTSPAAARLIRAGNIEDHKERLQDVDLVIEAIVEDLGAKQALWAELEPWIAPRAVIATNTSGLSVTGQARGRSEAFRRRFLGIHFFNPPRYLRLVEVIPTAETDPAVVEAVQIWLRRILGKVPVLARDTPNFIGNRIGVYSLQVTLAAMQRHGLSVEAVDLVTGPVMGRPKSATFRTLDLVGLDTYLHVLRSGASRTDDPEERALLAVPPIVAAMVERGLLGEKSGGGFYRRAGRSGEEGGRAIEVLDWESLTYRPRQSVRFDSVDRAMAAPPERRLSTLLAGDDAAAAFAREVVYRVLAFAAAKAPSIAYGVVDVDRAMRHGFSWEQGPFELWDRLGLEPLAEAMAREGIEVPELVRAVLASGGSSFYREAAQAGEPGQVEAVAFVEAPARGDDGPSIAYRPVVLPPEHLSVPRLEARGATVWTGPSATLLDLGEDVAGLRCHAPKAAIDDALVEALERALSELGGRFRGLVVFADGPDFSVGANLFHILVAARQGAWSQLEAVVRRFQAVNMALKYAPAPVAVAVAGRVLGGGAEMLLHAPAALAAVESYIGLVETGVGLIPAGGGTKEMLVRTLARLPEGRPVDVQPLVAWAFEVIATASVATSAHEARSLGYLRPEDAVVADRDALLYHARQRVIEMDEAGWMPPAPPIIAAPGRDVEAALVAGVLDWWRSRRITDYEVTIGKALAHVLCGGGVPGGTERTEWQILDLEREAFLRLLGQEKTRARIEHVLTTGRPLRN; encoded by the coding sequence GTGGGGCAGACCAGCGCCGGCGGGCGGCTGCGGGTGCGACGGGCGGCCGTCATCGGCGCGGGCGTGATGGGCTCGCAGATCGCCGGCTGGATGGCGAGCCTGGGTATCGCCTGCGAGCTGCTGGACCTGGCGTCGCCTGGTCCTGACAGAAACCGGTTAGCGGAGCAGGGCCTGCGCCGGCTGGGCCAGATGAAGCCCGCGCCCCTGACGAGCCCGGCGGCGGCCCGTCTCATCCGGGCGGGCAACATCGAGGACCACAAAGAGCGCTTGCAGGACGTCGACCTGGTCATCGAGGCCATCGTGGAGGACCTGGGCGCCAAGCAGGCCCTGTGGGCGGAGCTGGAGCCGTGGATCGCGCCGCGGGCCGTCATCGCCACCAACACCTCGGGGCTGTCGGTGACCGGGCAGGCCCGGGGCCGGTCGGAGGCCTTCCGCCGGCGCTTCCTGGGCATCCACTTCTTCAACCCGCCGCGCTACCTGCGCCTGGTGGAGGTGATCCCCACCGCCGAGACGGACCCCGCCGTGGTGGAGGCGGTGCAGATCTGGCTGCGGCGCATCCTGGGCAAGGTGCCCGTGCTGGCGCGGGACACCCCCAACTTCATCGGCAACCGCATCGGCGTCTACTCGCTGCAGGTGACCCTGGCGGCGATGCAGCGCCACGGGCTGTCGGTGGAGGCCGTGGACCTGGTGACGGGGCCCGTCATGGGGCGCCCCAAGAGCGCCACGTTTCGGACGCTGGACCTGGTGGGGCTCGACACCTACCTCCACGTCCTGAGAAGCGGGGCCTCCCGCACGGACGACCCCGAGGAGCGAGCCCTGCTGGCGGTGCCGCCCATCGTGGCGGCCATGGTGGAGCGGGGCCTGCTGGGAGAGAAGAGCGGGGGCGGTTTCTACCGGCGTGCCGGGCGGTCGGGGGAGGAGGGCGGTCGCGCCATCGAGGTGCTGGACTGGGAGAGCCTGACCTACCGGCCTCGCCAGTCCGTGCGCTTCGACTCGGTGGACCGCGCCATGGCTGCCCCGCCCGAGCGGCGGCTGTCGACGCTGCTCGCAGGCGACGACGCCGCGGCCGCCTTCGCCCGGGAAGTCGTCTACAGGGTGCTGGCCTTCGCGGCGGCCAAGGCCCCTTCCATCGCCTACGGCGTGGTGGACGTGGATCGGGCCATGCGCCACGGCTTCTCCTGGGAGCAGGGCCCCTTCGAGCTCTGGGATCGGCTCGGGCTCGAGCCCCTGGCGGAGGCCATGGCCCGGGAGGGGATCGAGGTGCCGGAGCTGGTGCGGGCGGTGCTGGCCAGCGGCGGCTCCTCCTTCTACCGGGAGGCAGCGCAGGCCGGGGAGCCGGGGCAGGTGGAGGCGGTGGCCTTCGTCGAGGCGCCGGCTCGAGGGGACGACGGTCCTTCCATCGCCTACCGGCCGGTCGTTTTGCCGCCCGAGCACCTGAGCGTGCCGCGGCTGGAGGCACGCGGGGCCACGGTCTGGACGGGGCCCAGCGCGACGCTGCTGGACCTGGGCGAGGACGTGGCCGGCCTGCGCTGCCATGCGCCCAAGGCGGCCATCGACGACGCCCTGGTGGAGGCGCTGGAGCGCGCCCTGTCGGAGCTGGGCGGCCGCTTCCGGGGGCTCGTCGTCTTCGCCGACGGCCCCGACTTCTCCGTCGGCGCCAACCTCTTCCACATCCTGGTAGCGGCCCGCCAGGGGGCCTGGTCGCAGCTGGAGGCGGTGGTGCGGCGCTTCCAGGCGGTCAACATGGCGCTCAAGTACGCGCCGGCCCCCGTGGCGGTGGCCGTCGCCGGCCGCGTGCTGGGCGGGGGCGCCGAGATGCTCCTGCACGCCCCGGCCGCCCTGGCGGCGGTGGAGAGCTACATCGGCCTGGTGGAGACGGGCGTCGGCCTCATCCCGGCCGGTGGCGGCACCAAGGAGATGCTGGTGCGCACCCTGGCACGGCTGCCCGAGGGTCGGCCCGTCGACGTGCAGCCGCTGGTGGCATGGGCCTTCGAGGTCATCGCCACGGCCAGCGTCGCCACCAGCGCCCACGAGGCCCGGTCGCTGGGCTACCTGCGGCCAGAGGACGCCGTGGTGGCGGACCGTGACGCCCTGCTCTACCACGCCCGCCAGCGAGTCATCGAGATGGACGAGGCCGGCTGGATGCCGCCGGCGCCCCCGATCATCGCCGCGCCGGGACGAGACGTCGAGGCGGCGCTGGTGGCGGGGGTGCTGGACTGGTGGCGTTCGCGGCGCATCACCGACTACGAGGTGACCATCGGCAAGGCTCTGGCCCACGTCCTGTGCGGGGGTGGGGTGCCGGGCGGCACGGA